The following proteins are encoded in a genomic region of Synechococcus sp. ROS8604:
- the katG gene encoding catalase/peroxidase HPI, with protein sequence MSDLKCPFSGHTGATTPGGHTGNQQWWPNQIDLRILHQHHPSANPLGEDFDYATAFSKLDFKALKADLHTLMRDSKEWWPADWGHYGALFIRMAWHSAGTYRIGDGRGGAGHGNQRFAPLNSWPDNTNLDKARRLLWPIKRKYGNSISWADLIILTGNIALESMGFQTFGFGGGRTDIWEPEDDVFWGKETQWLADERHDEAGALDQPLAAVEMGLIYVNPEGPHGNPDPIASGKDVRETFARMGMNPEETVALVAGGHTFGKCHGAATADHLGVDPERAALEAQGLGWSNRFETGKAEHTITSGIEGAWKPHPTRWDQGYFQMMFTYDWELTKSPAGAWQWVAKDVQPEHMIPDAHIAGTFSAPIMTTADLSLRNDPIMEPIARRFHQDQEAFAKAFSRAWFKLTHRDLGPRALYLGPDIPTEILIWQDPIPEVDHPLINATEIASLKQQILEANLSVQDLVSTAWASASTFRNSDRRGGANGGRIRLSPQNSWDVNNPETLKRVIPQLESIQDSFHRASHEGKHVSIADLIVLGGGTAIEKAAADGGHPVTVPFQPGRGDASAEQTDSASFNALKPIADGFRNWKRADMAIRGEELLLDKAQLLSLSAPEMTVLVAGLRVLGANTGGNQQGVLTQRTGVLSTDFFTNLLDMSTAWTPTNNSNDSYIGSDRNTGEPRWTASRVDLVFGSNSQLRAIAEVYAQNDGQERFVRDFVAAWVKVMELDRFDLH encoded by the coding sequence ATGTCTGATCTGAAGTGCCCTTTCAGCGGCCACACAGGGGCCACGACTCCTGGTGGACACACTGGCAATCAACAGTGGTGGCCGAATCAAATCGATCTCAGGATCCTGCATCAACACCATCCATCGGCCAATCCACTCGGAGAGGACTTCGATTACGCCACAGCCTTTTCAAAACTAGATTTTAAAGCGCTTAAAGCTGACCTCCACACCCTGATGAGGGACTCCAAAGAGTGGTGGCCCGCCGACTGGGGGCATTACGGCGCCTTATTCATCCGCATGGCCTGGCACAGCGCAGGCACCTACCGCATTGGCGATGGCCGTGGCGGTGCTGGCCATGGCAATCAACGCTTTGCACCACTGAACAGCTGGCCGGACAACACCAACCTGGACAAAGCCCGACGTTTGCTCTGGCCCATCAAACGCAAGTACGGCAACAGCATCTCCTGGGCTGATTTGATCATTCTCACGGGGAACATCGCTCTGGAATCGATGGGGTTCCAGACCTTTGGGTTTGGAGGGGGGCGCACAGACATTTGGGAACCGGAAGACGACGTGTTCTGGGGCAAAGAAACACAGTGGCTCGCTGACGAACGTCATGACGAAGCAGGGGCACTCGACCAGCCGCTCGCAGCGGTGGAGATGGGGTTGATCTACGTCAACCCCGAAGGCCCCCATGGCAATCCAGATCCGATCGCATCAGGCAAAGACGTTCGTGAAACCTTTGCCCGGATGGGCATGAATCCAGAAGAAACCGTTGCGCTCGTCGCTGGTGGCCATACGTTCGGGAAATGCCATGGAGCAGCAACCGCTGATCATCTGGGCGTCGATCCAGAGAGAGCCGCACTCGAAGCCCAAGGCCTGGGCTGGAGCAATCGTTTCGAAACTGGTAAAGCAGAACACACCATCACCAGCGGAATTGAAGGGGCTTGGAAACCTCATCCCACGCGTTGGGATCAGGGCTATTTCCAAATGATGTTTACCTACGACTGGGAACTCACGAAAAGTCCAGCGGGTGCATGGCAATGGGTCGCGAAAGACGTGCAACCAGAGCACATGATTCCCGATGCCCATATCGCCGGGACATTTTCAGCTCCGATTATGACCACAGCCGATCTCTCTCTGCGCAACGATCCAATCATGGAGCCGATTGCGCGGCGATTCCACCAAGATCAAGAAGCCTTTGCCAAGGCATTCTCACGAGCTTGGTTCAAACTCACCCACCGAGATTTGGGGCCTCGTGCGTTGTATCTAGGCCCCGATATACCCACCGAGATTCTGATCTGGCAAGACCCCATCCCAGAAGTAGATCACCCACTCATCAACGCCACTGAGATTGCTTCACTGAAGCAACAAATCCTTGAGGCCAATCTCAGCGTTCAAGACTTGGTCTCCACCGCTTGGGCTTCAGCCTCCACCTTCCGAAATTCAGATCGACGCGGAGGCGCCAATGGTGGTCGCATCCGACTCTCTCCGCAGAACAGCTGGGACGTCAACAACCCGGAAACACTGAAGCGTGTGATCCCACAGCTTGAGAGCATTCAGGACTCTTTTCATCGAGCTTCTCATGAAGGAAAGCATGTCTCCATCGCCGATCTAATTGTGCTTGGTGGAGGCACCGCAATCGAAAAAGCAGCGGCCGATGGGGGGCACCCTGTCACGGTGCCATTTCAACCCGGCCGAGGCGATGCAAGCGCAGAACAAACGGACAGCGCCTCATTCAACGCACTCAAACCCATTGCAGATGGCTTTAGAAATTGGAAACGAGCGGATATGGCGATCCGTGGTGAGGAGTTGCTCTTAGACAAAGCCCAACTTCTGTCACTCAGTGCACCTGAGATGACAGTACTGGTGGCAGGACTGCGCGTGCTTGGTGCCAACACCGGCGGCAACCAACAAGGTGTGTTGACACAACGCACTGGGGTGCTCAGCACGGATTTCTTTACGAATCTGCTTGATATGAGCACGGCTTGGACGCCGACCAACAACAGCAACGACAGCTACATCGGCAGTGATCGCAACACGGGTGAACCACGCTGGACAGCGAGCAGGGTGGATTTGGTCTTTGGATCCAATAGTCAACTGCGCGCCATTGCCGAGGTCTACGCCCAAAACGATGGCCAGGAGCGCTTTGTGAGGGATTTTGTTGCGGCCTGGGTCAAAGTTATGGAGCTCGATCGCTTTGATTTGCATTGA
- the psbA gene encoding photosystem II q(b) protein: MTTTIQQRSGANGWQQFCEWVTSTNNRLYVGWFGVLMIPTLLAATTCFIVAFIAAPPVDIDGIREPVAGSLMYGNNIISGAVVPSSNAIGLHFYPIWEAASLDEWLYNGGPFQLVVFHFLIGIYAYMGREWELSYRLGMRPWICVAYSAPVAAASAVFLVYPFGQGSFSDAMPLGISGTFNYMLVFQAEHNILMHPFHMLGVAGVFGGSLFSAMHGSLVTSSLVRETTETESQNYGYKFGQEEETYNIVAAHGYFGRLIFQYASFNNSRSLHFFLAAWPVVGIWFTALGVSTMAFNLNGFNFNQSILDGQGRVLNTWADVLNRAGLGMEVMHERNAHNFPLDLAAAESTPVALQAPAIG; encoded by the coding sequence ATGACTACCACCATCCAGCAGCGCTCCGGCGCTAACGGCTGGCAGCAGTTCTGTGAGTGGGTCACCTCCACCAACAACCGTCTTTATGTCGGTTGGTTCGGTGTTCTGATGATCCCCACCCTGCTTGCCGCTACCACTTGCTTCATCGTCGCTTTCATCGCCGCACCTCCGGTTGATATCGACGGCATCCGCGAGCCTGTTGCAGGTTCTCTGATGTATGGCAACAACATCATCTCTGGTGCTGTTGTTCCTTCCAGCAACGCCATCGGCTTGCACTTCTACCCCATCTGGGAAGCTGCTTCACTCGACGAGTGGCTCTACAACGGCGGTCCTTTCCAACTGGTTGTGTTCCACTTCCTGATCGGCATCTACGCCTACATGGGTCGTGAGTGGGAACTTTCCTACCGCTTGGGCATGCGCCCTTGGATCTGTGTTGCCTACAGCGCACCTGTTGCTGCTGCATCTGCAGTCTTCCTGGTCTATCCCTTCGGTCAGGGTTCGTTCTCTGACGCCATGCCCCTGGGCATCTCTGGAACCTTCAACTACATGTTGGTCTTCCAGGCTGAGCACAACATCCTGATGCACCCCTTCCACATGCTTGGTGTGGCTGGTGTTTTCGGTGGTTCACTGTTCTCCGCCATGCACGGCTCACTGGTGACCTCTTCCTTGGTTCGTGAAACAACCGAGACCGAGTCCCAGAACTACGGCTACAAGTTTGGCCAAGAAGAAGAGACCTACAACATCGTTGCAGCTCACGGCTACTTCGGTCGCTTGATCTTCCAATACGCCTCCTTCAACAACAGCCGTAGCCTTCACTTCTTCCTTGCTGCCTGGCCTGTTGTCGGCATCTGGTTCACCGCCCTTGGCGTGTCAACCATGGCCTTCAACCTGAACGGCTTCAACTTCAACCAGTCCATCCTTGATGGTCAGGGCCGCGTCCTGAACACCTGGGCCGATGTTCTTAACAGAGCTGGACTTGGTATGGAAGTGATGCACGAGCGCAACGCTCATAACTTCCCCCTCGACCTGGCAGCTGCTGAGTCCACACCTGTGGCTCTCCAAGCACCTGCAATCGGTTGA